GAGCAAATCGCGATGTCTGAAGAAGACTTGGGCGACTCTAAGTACTACCTGACTGAGAATTTGAAAGTTGTGATCTTGTTCTACAACGAAAAAGCTGTGGCTTGCGATGTCCCTAAAGCGGTTAATCTGATGGTGGCTAAAGCGGACCCAGGTATCAAAGGCGACCGCGTAACTGGCGCGACCAAACCTGCGGTGATGGAAACCGGCCTTTCCGTGAATGTTCCCTTGCACATCAATGAGGGCGACATTCTTCGTATTGACACCGCTTCCGGCGATTACGTCGAGCGCGTCAGCCAAAAATAACTAACGCCTAGTATTAAGTCTCCGCAACCACTCGTTTTTATCGCAAAATAAGAAGGATTTGGTCGCGGAGGCTTTTCTTTGTCCACATATGTTGAATTAGAAATTCAGAATTTGCTCGATGAAGGCACGGACCTACCAAAAGTGGCCGAGCAACTGATTCAAAATTTAGAATCCTCCGCCGAGGGACTTACTCTCGACAATATCACCTCCTTAGCAAAATTTTTAATTCAAGCACAACAACCGCATCTGCTGATCGAATTTATTTTACGCCACATCGACAACGAATCCTTCCCCATCCCCTGGCCTTATTTTCTGGAAGCCCTGGGCGCCGTGAGCTCCGAATTGGACGAAAAAACCGTCAAGGCGTTATTGGAAGGAATTTCCGAAGACAGCGCGGAATCAGAAGCGGGTCGTTCCCTAGCTTTACAAGGCGCGATCCCTGAATTGGGCGAGTGGCGCGGCAATCGCAAATATAAAATTCACAAGGACTACTTAAACAACAAACGCCAACTTCTGGATCAGTTGATCACACTGCGCACGCAACAGCTTTACGAGCAAGAAAAACACCTTTTACAAAGACTGCAAAAACTTTATCCCGGTGATGCGGAAATTCGTGCGGAAGTAAATGAGCACAAACAAAGATACGCGCTTGAGATTTTACAGCGTCGCACGCCGAAAGCTCGTCAGTCCAAACCTGAGGACTTCACGCCGAAAGATCCCGAAGTGGAAAAGGCCATGTCGGCCTTAATGCAAAGTCTGCATGAACATGCGGCGGAAAATCCGGATATGGCTTTTGATTTTGCCGTGGCCGCTTTTATGATGGAAAATTATGAAGCCTCGTTGTCTTTGCTTTCCATGAGTGAAGAAACCGATGCTTTAATATGGTTCCGTTTGGAAGTGTTGTTGAAGTGTCGTCGTTTTGTCGAGCTTTTGAACGAACTGACTCAGGCTGAAATCATTTTTGCGCATGAACCGGAGACTTTTTTCGCCACGGCTTATCTGCGTGCCCAAGCTCTTTGGGGGTTGGGGCAAAAACACACGGCAATAGAAGTGATGGAAGGTCTGATGGCCTCTCGCCCCCACTACCGAGCCGCAAGTGCTCTTTTGAGCATCTGGAGCGGTCAGTGAAAAGAGCGTTTTGGATTTTGATCACGCCCCTGGCAGGTTTTTTGGTTTTATGGCTGATCGGCTCAATGCTTATTGCGCCGAAACTGGAAGCCTGGGCTCTTGACAAAATTCAGACTTATTCAGACACCTCGTTGCCCGTCAAAATTCGTGCGGAAAAACTACAACTGAAACTTTTCAAGCCGTCTTTGGCTGTGGAAGGAATTCGGGTCGAGGCGAAAGACGAACTGGCCGAAACACTGAAACCGATCCGCGTCGGCAGCGTTCGGGTCTTCGTTGATTTCTTTCATCTTCTGAGCGGCAGGGTCACCTTGTCGGCCGTCGTCGTCGAGTCCCCCGACGTCGAGGTGAACATTGATCCTTTCATCAAGAGCAAAACGCCTCCGAAAGAACTTCCTTTGGATGCTTTGTTCAATCAGTTGGAACAACTTCCGCTCAATCGTCTGTTTGTGCAGAATCTTCACCTCCGCATCACTTCCAAAGAACTCAAGCTTCAAGGCGAAATTCAAAGTGGCGATCTGATTACGACCAATATGGGGAAACATCTGACGGCCAAAGCCAATGTTCCTCAATTGAATCTGCATCTTGAAAAACTTGGACATTTTCAAGGCTCACTGGACACCCATCTGTATTTGACTCGACAAAGTTTACGCATCATTCAGTTAGGACTGCGTCTGGATGAATCTGAAGTTCTGGTGCGGGGCGAACTGACGCGCTTTCAGCGTGTCACCATCAAACCTTCGGGTCTTTTGGATGTGTCTGCCCGCATTCATCTAAGTGATCTCCATACAGAGCTTACAAAAATTCGACCTGATTTGAAAATCCCCCCTTTTGCGGGCGAAGTCAGTTTGGATGCGGAAGCCCGTTTTGATGGTTTAGATGATGTGCGCGGAAAGGCTGACATCAACACCCGCGCCTTGACGGTGGATCAATTCCAATTGGGGGATGCTCGCATCCAGGGGGAATATCGCGATAGAAAGATTTCTCTTTCAGAAATGCGCGTCCAACATCCCGCCGGCGAAGCGGTGATGACGAAGTCCCAAATCACCGTGGGTCAGAACTTCGACTTTAAGACCCGCATTGCTGTGCAAGATTTGGATCTGCAAAAACTGTTTGTCAGTCTGAATCTCAGTGACATCCCCGTGGGTGTCGGCCTTCAGGGTGAACTGCCCTGCGAAGGACATCTTCAGCCAAGCTTTGAAGTCGTTTGTACTGAGGCTAACCTGAAGGCGGAAAAACTTTGGGTGAAAGCGTCTTTGGCCCCGAAAGCCACTGAAATTCTGGACGTCGACAGCTTGAGTGCTCAGGGCCAAGTCAAAGTCACCACTGCCGCGGTCTCATATGCCGCGATCCTCAAAGTGGGCGACAGTGTCGGCACCACCGATGGCGTCATTGATTTTGCCAATGGCTTCAAAATTAATTTTAAAACTGACAAACTAGATTTTAAGAATGTGAAAAATCTGGCGCACCTGAAAATGGAAGGTGTCGCCAGCATGGAAGGCAGCACTTCCGGAGATTCCCATGCGGCGGTCTTCGATATGAAGGTCAATGCCCGCGAATTCACTTTCGAAGATTTTTACCTAGGCAATTTGCTGTCCCAATTGAAATACCGCAACGGCCGTCTGATCTTTGAAGATTTGGCTGGAGCCATTCGCAAAACCCAGTATTTGGGCGATCTTGAAGTCAATCTGGATAAAAACACTTTGCACGGAGAATTTAGCATCCCCACCGCAGAACTTCCGGATGTGGCTTCGGTCTTCACGCGCATTTATAAATTCCCCATTGATGTGCAAGGACAAGGCTCGGCCAAAGCCAAAGTTCACGGACCGCTTAATTTCTGGAAGATGAATTATGAAGTCCAATCCGCTTTTAAAAACGTCAGCGTCGGTCCTGAAACCTTCGATAGCTTGAACTTCAACGTCAGCGCCCTTGACGGCAACATCCACGCTGACAAAGTATCCCTGCAACGCGCAGGCTCGACTGTGACGGTCCAAGGTGGTATCAGCTCGACCCAGATTTTAAATCTGAATGCGGACGGAAAGAACTTCAAACTGGAAGAGTCCGACACCATCAGCAGAATCAATTCTAGCATCGCGGGTAATCTTAATTTTGCTGCGGAGTTAGCGGGACCAGTTAAAAATCCCCAGGTGCTTTTAAAGGGAGCTGTCACAGATTCTTTCTTTGAAGACCAGGAAATCCCTAATTCCAATTTCATCGTCCGTCTTAACCGCGACACTCTTTTTACGCAACTGAGCCTTTTTGGCGGCAAAGTCCAAGGTGAATTCCAACTGCCCTTTGAAAAAGGTCGCGCGCCTTTGATGGTAAAAATGCAAACCCGCGACTGGAACTATTCCACCCTCTTGGGATTAATCGGTGGCGCCAACCTTGCCAGTGAATACCACTCGTCGCTCACCTCTACCGTGGATCTGCGTTCAGAGAGTGGCGACATCTTTAAGTCGACGGGAAAAGTGCACATCGACACTCTGGAGCTTCGCCGTGGCACTTTGAGTTTAAAAAATCCTCAGCCCGTGGATATTTCGACCGACAATGGCACCGTGGTTATTCGCAACTTCCGGCTGGAGGGACCAAATACCGAGATGGCCATTCGTGGTGAAAACTTCAACGCGCAAAACATGAATATTGCCGTCAGTATGAATTCGGATCTGCGCCTGATGCATATCTTTATGCCTTTCCTGGAAGACCTGGGCGGCCCGATCAAACTTTCCACGAAGCTGACCGGCTCTGTAACCAAACCGCAAATCCTGGGAACTCTGAACGCCAACAACACCTATCTAAAAATAAAAGGTTTTCCGCATCCGCTGGAGCGTTTGAACGTGGACGTCGTGTTTTCCCAAAGTCGTGTGATGGTGAACTCGATTCGGGGAACCATTGCGGGTGGGATTTTGACAGGCGACGGTGGTATCG
The genomic region above belongs to Bdellovibrio sp. ArHS and contains:
- the efp gene encoding elongation factor P, whose product is MYETSDFKKGLKIMIEGKPYVVVDFQHVKPGKGNQFTRTKLRNMLTGQNLESTFKSGEKFEVPNVENKEMTFLYKDDSGYNFMSPESYEQIAMSEEDLGDSKYYLTENLKVVILFYNEKAVACDVPKAVNLMVAKADPGIKGDRVTGATKPAVMETGLSVNVPLHINEGDILRIDTASGDYVERVSQK
- a CDS encoding translocation/assembly module TamB, translating into MKRAFWILITPLAGFLVLWLIGSMLIAPKLEAWALDKIQTYSDTSLPVKIRAEKLQLKLFKPSLAVEGIRVEAKDELAETLKPIRVGSVRVFVDFFHLLSGRVTLSAVVVESPDVEVNIDPFIKSKTPPKELPLDALFNQLEQLPLNRLFVQNLHLRITSKELKLQGEIQSGDLITTNMGKHLTAKANVPQLNLHLEKLGHFQGSLDTHLYLTRQSLRIIQLGLRLDESEVLVRGELTRFQRVTIKPSGLLDVSARIHLSDLHTELTKIRPDLKIPPFAGEVSLDAEARFDGLDDVRGKADINTRALTVDQFQLGDARIQGEYRDRKISLSEMRVQHPAGEAVMTKSQITVGQNFDFKTRIAVQDLDLQKLFVSLNLSDIPVGVGLQGELPCEGHLQPSFEVVCTEANLKAEKLWVKASLAPKATEILDVDSLSAQGQVKVTTAAVSYAAILKVGDSVGTTDGVIDFANGFKINFKTDKLDFKNVKNLAHLKMEGVASMEGSTSGDSHAAVFDMKVNAREFTFEDFYLGNLLSQLKYRNGRLIFEDLAGAIRKTQYLGDLEVNLDKNTLHGEFSIPTAELPDVASVFTRIYKFPIDVQGQGSAKAKVHGPLNFWKMNYEVQSAFKNVSVGPETFDSLNFNVSALDGNIHADKVSLQRAGSTVTVQGGISSTQILNLNADGKNFKLEESDTISRINSSIAGNLNFAAELAGPVKNPQVLLKGAVTDSFFEDQEIPNSNFIVRLNRDTLFTQLSLFGGKVQGEFQLPFEKGRAPLMVKMQTRDWNYSTLLGLIGGANLASEYHSSLTSTVDLRSESGDIFKSTGKVHIDTLELRRGTLSLKNPQPVDISTDNGTVVIRNFRLEGPNTEMAIRGENFNAQNMNIAVSMNSDLRLMHIFMPFLEDLGGPIKLSTKLTGSVTKPQILGTLNANNTYLKIKGFPHPLERLNVDVVFSQSRVMVNSIRGTIAGGILTGDGGIVINEIKDIPTTIRLRLENVTMNVPEKVRTNGNADLVFSGRWFPFTLSGTYVVNSALVEKEFTEESGGATGVKQSYYLPKVIRESRFEPVLLDISIVMNRNITVKNSLLDGAVSGNLQVKGPPTNPVLLGRINAEKNTKLIFKDKIFQIKNGTIDFTDPEEINPSLYISAESRINEYDITLLAQGTAKNLTIHLNSIPPLQEQDIISLIALGVTTSAMDQNVQSREQAQQLGAEIGGAVLAKPINKTIEATGFSLAVTSEYDSTRNISVPKITLSRSLSNRVKVSGSRPVGNSQSYDLKLEYLINSNFTAVGSFESRGNEDDTTLQTTQPATQSIFGLDLEFKREFK